A window from Citrus sinensis cultivar Valencia sweet orange chromosome 3, DVS_A1.0, whole genome shotgun sequence encodes these proteins:
- the LOC127900998 gene encoding disease resistance-like protein DSC1 isoform X3, with amino-acid sequence MAASSSSSSCIYEVFLSFRGEDTRKSFTCHLYENLYERKNIKTFIDDEELRRGDEISPALLNAIQGSKISVVIFSKDYASSKWCLNELVKILECKNTNGQIIIPVFYRVSPSDVRHQTGVFGDGFYKLEQQFKEKPVMVQKWRVALTETTYLAGHESTKFRHDAELVNKIVDDVLTKLEKITVSTDSSNGLVGLNSRIEQIKPFLCMDLWDTVQIVGIWGMGGIGKTTLAEAIFDQFSGEFDGKYFAKNVRRKSETEGGLEELQKEMLSTILSEKLEVDGPNVPQFTKGRLRRMQVLIVLDDVNKVGQLEGLIGRLDQYGPGSRIVVTTRDKGVLENFEVEEEKIYGVNGLEFDEAFKHFCNFAFKEKHCPEDFKRDSRRVVEYAHGNPLVLKVLGSSLKRKSHWGNVLDDLNRICESDIHDIYDILKISFNELTPRVKSIFLDIACFFEGENKDFVTRILDDSESHGLDILIDKSLISVSGNCLRMHDLLQEMGREIVRQESAKRLGKCSRLWDPKEIRRVLKHNKGTDAIEGIFLDLSKIKGINLDPGAFTNMSSMRLLKFYVPKFYKIERFLSMSIEEQLSYSKVQLPNGLDCLPKKLRYLHWDTYPLRTLPSNFKPKNLVELNLRFSKVEQLWEGEKACVPSSIQNFKYLSALSFKGCKSLRSFPSNLRFVCPVTINFSYCVNLIEFPQISGKITRLYLDQSAIEEVPSSIECLTDLEVLDLRGCKRLKRISTRFCKLRSLVDLFLHGCLNLESFPEILEKMEHLKRIYLGHTTITELPSSFENLPGLEVLFVDDCSKLDKLPDNIGNFESLYHISAAGSAIRQLPSSVADSNALGILEVSNCKGLVSLPRSLLLGLSSLGLLRISYSAVMEIPQEIACLSSLEVLYLSGNNFESLPASIKQMSRLSSLDLKDCKMLQSLPELPLCLKSLDLRDCKMLQSLPALPLCLESLDLTGCNMLRSLPELPLCLKYLRLGDCNMLRSLPELPLCLQSLITRNCNRLQSLPEIPSCLQELDASVLVKLSKPSPDLIQWAPGCLEPIYFGFTNCLKLNGKANNKILADSLLRIRHMAIASLRLGYEKAINEKLSELRGSLIVLPGSEIPDWFSNQSSGSSICIQLPPHSFCRNLIGFAFCAVLDFKKVCSRCMCDCCVIFQSDLEIKTLSETKHVDLGFSVRTEYIDSDHVILGFKPCLNVGFPDGYHHTTVSLKFFNKCYQNQKGHKIKRYGVCPVYANPSETKANTFTLNFATEVWKLEDSPSASGTSDEEELEPSPKRICRVDQVNTP; translated from the exons ATggctgcttcttcttcttcttcttcttgcatTTATGAAGTCTTCCTCAGTTTCAGAGGGGAGGACACTCGTAAGAGCTTTACTTGCCATCTCTATGAGAATTTGTATGAAAGAAAGAACATCAAAACGtttattgatgatgaagagcttAGGCGAGGAGATGAGATTTCACCAGCCCTTTTGAACGCAATCCAAGGTTCAAAAATTTCGGTGGTCATTTTCTCAAAGGACTACGCTTCTTCAAAATGGTGCCTAAATGAACTTGTCAAGATTCTTGAATGCAAGAACACAAACGGCCAAATTATTATTCCAGTCTTCTATAGAGTAAGTCCATCTGATGTGCGGCATCAAACCGGAGTTTTTGGGGACGGTTTTTACAAGCTGGAACAGCAGTTCAAAGAGAAACCAGTAATGGTTCAGAAGTGGAGGGTTGCACTGACAGAAACAACCTATCTAGCCGGCCATGAATCCACGAAATTCAG GCACGATGcggaacttgtaaacaaaattgtCGATGATGTTTTGACGAAGTTGGAAAAAATAACAGTCTCAACGGACTCATCCAATGGCCTAGTTGGATTAAATTCACGAATTGAGCAGATTAAACCCTTTCTGTGTATGGATTTGTGGGATACTGTCCAAATTGTTGGAATTTGGGGCATGGGTGGTATAGGCAAAACCACCCTTGCTGAAGCTATTTTCGATCAATTCTCTGGTGAGTTTGATGGTAAATACTTTGCAAAAAATGTTAGGAGAAAATCAGAAACAGAGGGTGGCCTAGAAGAGCTACAAAAGGAAATGCTTTCGACAATATTAAGTGAAAAACTTGAAGTAGATGGTCCCAACGTTCCACAATTTACTAAAGGGAGGCTCCGACGCATGCAGGTGTTGATTGTACTTGATGATGTGAATAAAGTTGGACAATTAGAGGGTTTGATTGGAAGGCTTGATCAGTATGGTCCAGGAAGTAGAATTGTTGTAACCACTAGGGATAAAGGAGTCCTGGAAAATTTTGAAGTGGAGGAGGAGAAAATATATGGGGTTAATGGATTGGAATTTGATGAGGCTTTCAAGCATTTTTGTAACTTCGCTTTTAAAGAAAAGCATTGTCCTGAAGATTTCAAACGTGACTCACGGAGGGTTGTAGAGTATGCCCATGGCAATCCATTAGTTCTTAAAGTGTTGGGTTCCTCCCTCAAGAGGAAAAGCCATTGGGGAAACGTATTGGACGACTTAAATCGGATTTGCGAATCTGATATTCATGatatttatgatatattaaaGATTAGTTTTAATGAATTAACGCCTAGGGTGAAGAGTATATTTCTAGATATTGCGTGTTTCTTTGAGGGGGAGAATAAAGATTTTGTGACAAGGATACTCGATGATTCTGAGTCTCATGGACTAGATATCCTCATTGACAAGTCACTCATATCAGTATCAGGTAATTGCTTGCGAATGCATGATTTATTGCAAGAAATGGGCAGAGAGATTGTTCGCCAAGAATCTGCGAAAAGGCTAGGCAAATGCAGCAGGTTGTGGGATCCTAAGGAAATCCGCCGCGTACTAAAACATAATAAG gggACCGATGCAATTGAAGGCATATTTCTGGATTTGTCCAAAATAAAAGGCATCAATTTAGACCCCGGAGCCTTCACAAATATGTCTAGTATGAGATTGCTCAAATTTTATGTACCTAAGTTTTATAAGATTGAAAGGTTTCTAAGTATGAGCATTGAAGAGCAACTTTCATACTCTAAAGTGCAGCTTCCAAATGGCCTAGATTGTCTTCCTAAAAAATTGAGATATCTTCATTGGGACACATATCCATTAAGGACACTACCATCAAATTTCAAGCCAAAGAACCTTGTTGAACTGAATTTGCGTTTTAGTAAAGTTGAGCAACTTTGGGAAGGAGAAAAGGCTTGTGTTCCCTCATCTATCCAGAATTTCAAGTATCTCAGTGCGTTGTCTTTTAAGGGCTGCAAAAGTCTTAGGTCTTTTCCAAGCAATCTTCGTTTTGTTTGTCCAGTAactattaatttctcttattGTGTTAATCTCATAGAGTTTCCACAGATTTCTGGGAAAATTACACGGCTATACTTAGACCAGTCTGCAATAGAAGAAGTTCCATCATCAATAGAGTGCCTAACTGATCTTGAAGTGTTGGATTTGAGGGGTTGCAAACGGCTGAAGCGGATTTCAACTAGGTTTTGTAAATTGAGATCTTTGGTTGATCTTTTTCTTCATGGCTGCTTGAACCTTGAGAGTTTCCCAGAAATCTTGGAGAAAATGGAACATTTAAAACGCATCTATTTAGGCCATACAACAATTACAGAGCTGCCATCGTCATTTGAAAATCTACCGGGGCTTGAAGTATTGTTCGTAGATGATTGCTCTAAACTTGATAAGTTGCCGGATAACATTGGCAATTTTGAATCTTTGTATCACATCTCAGCAGCTGGATCAGCTATTCGTCAACTACCATCCTCTGTTGCTGATTCAAACGCACTTGGAATTCTTGAGGTCTCTAACTGCAAAGGTTTGGTATCATTGCCTCGATCATTATTATTAGGTTTATCATCTTTGGGACTTCTACGTATAAGTTACTCTGCTGTAATGGAAATTCCACAAGAGATTGCTTGTCTATCCTCACTGGAAGTATTGTATCTAAGTGGAAATAACTTTGAGAGTTTACCTGCAAGTATCAAGCAAATGTCGCGGCTGAGTTCTCTGGACTTGAAGGATTGTAAGATGCTTCAGTCATTACCAGAACTTCCATTGTGCCTAAAATCTCTTGACTTGAGGGATTGTAAGATGCTTCAGTCATTACCAGCACTTCCATTGTGTTTAGAATCTCTTGACTTGACGGGTTGTAACATGCTTCGGTCATTACCAGAACTTCCATTGTGTTTAAAATATCTTCGCTTGGGGGATTGTAACATGCTTCGGTCATTACCAGAGCTTCCATTGTGTCTACAATCACTAATTACAAGGAACTGCAACCGGCTTCAATCTTTGCCAGAGATACCGTCATGTCTACAAGAACTAGATGCATCCGTACTCGTAAAGCTATCCAAACCCTCTCCTGACCTTATTCAATGGGCACCCGGATGTCTGGAACcaatttattttgggtttaCTAACTGCTTGAAACTGAATGGAAAAGCAAACAACAAGATTTTGGCAGATTCATTACTAAGAATTCGGCATATGGCAATTGCATCACTGAGACTGGGCTATGAAAAGGCAATCAACGAG AAACTTTCTGAACTGAGGGGATCCCTAATTGTTTTACCTGGGAGCGAAATTCCTGACTGGTTCAGCAATCAAAGTTCAGGATCTTCAATATGTATTCAACTGCCACCGCACTCTTTTTGCAGAAACTTAATCGGGTTTGCTTTTTGTGCTGTTCTTGATTTTAAGAAAGTTTGTTCTCGTTGTATGTGCGATTGTTGCGTCATCTTTCAATCCGACTTAGAAATAAAGACTCTCTCTGAAACCAAACATGTTGATCTGGGTTTCAGTGTGCGCACTGAATACATTGATTCAGATCATGTCATACTTGGTTTTAAACCTTGCTTGAATGTTGGGTTTCCTGATGGTTACCATCATACAACTGTCTCACTTAAGTTCTTCAATAAGTGTTACCAAAACCAAAAGGGTCACAAGATAAAACGTTACGGAGTATGTCCAGTATATGCAAATCCCAGCGAGACCAAAGCCAACACTTTTACTCTTAATTTTGCTACCGAAGTTTGGAAATTGGAGGATTCGCCAAGCGCGAGTGGAACTTCGGATGAAGAGGAATTGGAACCGAGTCCCAAGAGAATTTGCAGAGTCGATCAAGTCAACACTCCTTAA